Part of the Sulfuriflexus mobilis genome is shown below.
TCATGCAGCTTGCGGTTGAGGCCGGGCATGAGATATTGCGTATCTATGAAACGGATTACGCCATCGAGCACAAAGACGATAAGACCCCGTTGACCGAGGCGGATATGGCGGCGCATCATATTATTGATGCCGGCCTGCAGAAATTAACACCGGGTATCCCGATCCTTTCAGAAGAGTCCGCCGAGATCCCATTCGCAGAACGTCGGCAATGGTCTTGTTACTGGCTGGTTGACCCACTGGATGGGACGCGTGAGTTTATCAAACGCAATGGTGAATTTACCGTTAACATCGCCCTGATCGAAAATGGTGAATCGGTTCTTGGCGTAGTTTATGCGCCGGTACTGAAGACGAGTTATTACGCGCGTCGCGGTGCCGGTGCCTTTCGTAAGGAAAATGGTAAACCTGCAATACCCATTCAAACCCGTCGGCCCAGTGCCTCGCCGGTATTGGTCGCCGGTAGTCGCTCGCACCGCGGCGACTCGTTGAACGCCTATCTGGAATGCCTGGCAGACTATGAGATTATCAGTGTGGGCAGTTCGCTTAAGTCTTGTATGGTCGCCGAGGGTAGTGCAGATATCTATCCGCGCCTGGGACCGACCTCGGAGTGGGATACGGCGGCGGCCCAATGCGTTGTTGAAGAGGCCGGTGGTCGACTCACCGATACACGTATGCAGACCCTGCGCTACAACACCAAGGATTCCTTATTGAACCCGCACTTTTTTGTGTTTGGTGACCCTGATCGTGACTGGTCGGAATATCTTGAAGACTGAAGGCGGCGGCTAGTTGCGTTCGTCGTAGACGGCCATGATGGCCTTGAGTTCATTGAGGACGGTGGAGGCCTCCTGTTCGTCCAGTTCGTGGGTCTGCTCGATTTCCATACCCAACTCCATGCTGCTGATCGTTGCGCGCACGGCATCACAGCCGCTCTTGCACAATGCCTCAACGCATTGATTGACCTTGCTTGAATTCATACCAATCCGGACTACCACCAACAGGGCCGGGAATTATGCCAAATTGATGCCCTGGATGCCAACACCAATCAGTAACAAATTGTTATTTATGGAAATATTCTGGTTATATCACAAGCGTGGGGGTAGCTTGGGGACTATACGCCAAGATGGTGGCCGGGGACGGAATCGAACCGCCGACACGGGGATTTTCAATCCCCTGCTCTACCAACTGAGCTACCCGGCCAGACTTGTTGCAGGCTCCCGAGTCTCGGGAGCGCGCTATTAAAGCGGTTGAGGCGGGTGGAGTCAAGCGACAACACACAGAAACAGGCGGGATTTGGGGCTTGCAGGCAGAGACAGCATGCAATACCGTGTCTGCCTCACCGAAAAGCTCACGAAATGGTTCTCCTTATGTCCGCCAAGATGCCGCCGAATATACCCCTGACGATAGCCCCGGACAGCTATCAGCTGGTTGAGACTCGCCTGCAGGAAAAACTGCCGGATGGCACGACGCGCTGTCACCTGTGCCTGTGGCGCTGCAAGCTCAAGCATGGTCAGCGCGGCTTTTGCCAGGCGCACGTGAACCGAAATGGCACGCTATATAATCTGTCCTACGGCATCCTCTCGGCCATCGACACCGGGCCGATTGAGGAAAAACCGGTCAAACATTACCGCCCGGGTACTCGTGTCATGTCGATTGGCAGCTATGGCTGCAATTTCCGCTGTGGTGGCTGCCACAATCTGGAAATATCCTGGGGCGTGTCGGCGCTGGATGACCTGGCTCGCGGTGAATCGACCGCCGCCTGGGTGACACCTGCGGAGATGGTGGCGGTGGCACAACGTCATGAGGTACAGGGTATTGCCTTTACCTACTCAGAGCCGGCCGTATGGCTCGAGTACGTGATGGATGTTTCCAGGCTGGCTCACGAGGCCGGGCTATATACGCTTTATGTCTCGAACAGCTTCGTCACCAATGAGGCGCTGGAGATGATGGCGCCGTACGTCGATGTGTTGTGTTCGGACATCAAGAGCCTCAGGGATGATTTTTACCATGATATCTGCCCGACCGCGAAGGTCAGTCAGGTACTCGATTCTATTCACAAGGCCCACCAGTTGGGTATCCATGTAGAAACGCGGACGAATATTATCCCGGGCAAGAATGATGATATTGCAGAGCTGCGACAGATTGCCGAGTGGATTTATACGCATCTCGGTGAAGACAGTCCGTGGCATATCACGAAGTTTTTCCCGGCCTATAAACTGTCAGATGTGCCGACTACGCCAGCAGAAATCATGTGGGCGGCACATGATGCCGCGCGTGAAGTCGGCCTGAAGAATGTTTATGTCTATGATGACAAGGGTTGTGACTGTGCCGAGAGTAATATGCCGATTGCGGAATATTTAACGGCCGATGCCGGCACGATTCACGAGATCAAGAAATGCGCGGCCAGTTGTTGTGGTGATGAAGGCATCGTTTTAAAGAAATACGAGAAAGAGTGAGGTGTAAGCAGCGGTTGGTTTATTATTATGGCTGCTCATAGAAGCTTTAAAGGCTTAGACCATAGAACCTTGCAGGTTCATCATGGATACCCTACCCATCTCCGATGGGTCAGGGCAATTATGCTGTCTCACAGAATCCTAACGGATTCATTATGAGCACCCTACGCTTCCAGCGTCAGGGCGACCCTACTCCACCATAGAACACTACGTGTTCATTATGGATACCTTACCTGCCTATATGGCTGGTCAAGGCAACTTCCAGTGCCGTCAGGGCATTACTCTGAAGGTGGCACAAAGGCCTCTGGGGTATCGGCACCGGCGCCAAACAAAAACTTTTCCATCTGCTCTTCAAGAAAGGCACGGCCCTTCGGGTCGATGACACTAATCCGGTATTCATTAATGAGAATGGTCTGCTGGCCCATCCACTGCTGCCAGGCCTCTTTGCTGATGGTTTCAAAGATACGCTGGCCAAGTTCACCAGGATAAGGTGGCTTGTCGAGACCTTCAGCCTCTTTACCGAGTTTTACGCATTGGACGGTACGACTCATGTCCTGTCTCCTGTAAGGTTACTTGCAAGGCTCTACAGCGTCCCGCTGTCACACTTGCCTGCGTCCATGTTGGCATAGCTATCGAGTAATTTCTTTACCGGTGCGGCAAGACCCCGTGCATCCGGCTGGCGTGTGTTATACCAGACCGCATTGGCAGAATCCATTATCGAGCTATTTAAAAATTCACCGCGTATGTGTACGGGAGTGATGTCGAGGTGAAAGTGACTAAAGCTGTGCCGCAGGCCCGGCCATACCTGCACATCGCGCAGGGCAAACTGCAATTGCTCGCGGCACCACTTTTTCAGACTGTCCCTGCGTAGGGCACAACCGGCCTCTGGCAGGCCCCACAGGCCGCCCCACAGGCCGGTGGGGGGCCGCTGTTGCAGGTAGATGTGTCCCGCGTTGTTGCTGAGCAATAACATAATGGTCTCGCGTTCGGGCAGGGCCTTGCGAGGTTTTTTGCCGGGATAATCACTGACGGTCGCGGATTGATATGCGAGACAGTCGATGGCAACCGGGCAGTCCGTGCAGCGGGGTTTGCTGCGCGTGCAGAGTGTCGCCCCCAGGTCCATGATCGCCTGTGTATAGTCGGCGCTACGCGTGGCCGGTGTGAGTTGCTCGGCCTGTTGCCATAATTGTCTTTCCACCTCACGTTGGCCCGGCCAGCCGGCAATGGCGAAAAAACGCGTCAGCACGCGTTTAACATTGCCATCGAGGATGGCATGTTGCTGTCGACAGGCGATACTCAGGATCGCCGCCGCCGTAGAGCGGCCAATACCGGGCAGGTCCATCACCTGTTCGAGTTCATCGGGGAAGTGACCGGCGTGCTCATCGCGAACCCTCTGTGCTGCACGGTGCAGGTTACGGGCGCGTGCGTAATAACCCAGCCCGGTCCACAGGTGTAAGACGCTGTCGATGTTGGCGTTGGCCAGAGAGAGCACATCCGGGAACTGTTGCATGAAACGCTGGTAATAGGGGATGACGGTATTGACCTGGGTCTGTTGCAGCATGATCTCGGAGACCCATACCCGGTACGGATTGATATCCTCTTGCCAGGGCAGGTCATGGCGACCATGCTGGTCATACCAGTCAAATAACCGTTGGGAAAAATCCGGGGTCGACATCTCTAGGACTTTCCGGCGAGGCGTTCCAGACCTTCGATGGTTCGCAGGGCCTCTTTACGCAGTTTGCCCTCGATCAGGGGCGGGCCGATTAATGGTGGTATCCAGAAAGAGGGTTTCAGGTCGGTATTAAAATAAATGCGTGTACGATCACCTTCGGCACGGATTTTCCAGCGTGCGTGGGCATAATCAAAATCACTCTTTTCCGGCACGGTGGTGGCAACAATGACATCCCCGGGTAATTCTTCGATATCCTGCACCTGGACAATACTCTTGCAAAAAAAAGTGATACAGGCCTTGGTTTTGACATAGACACGGTGGCTGACATCATCCAGGGAATAAATGATATAGCTTTGCTTGATAATGTCATTCAGGCGTTGCAGGTGGTTGTAATCGGTCAGCAGGCGCTTGACGATAATGCTGTCGGCATCAATGAGCGCCTCAATTTCCATGAAATAGCGTTTTTCCTGGTGCTCGACCTTGGCCGTGATGATCTCACCCGCCTGCAGCGGCGACAGTGGGCCGAGCAACCCCGGCAACAGGGCCGCCGCCAGCCAGGTTCGGGGCAGGTTAAACAAACCGCATCTGCTCATCAGAGGCCCAGCAGGTTTTTGAGCTTTTGTTTGGTCTCTTCTTTCTCTTTTTGCTTGCGTTCACGGCGTATTTCTTCTGCGGTCTTGGCGGGTGCCTGAGGTTGCGAAGTCGGGCTATCTGTTTTTGTTGCCGGTGCAGTCTGCTCGGGTGCGGCGTCCTTCTTTTTATTGAACAGCGAGTCCAATAGCTTCTGTTTCTGCTGTTTTTCGATGATGCGGCCAATCGCACGTGTCCAGTCGATTTGATAAGAAGGTTTTAACAAGTTGCCCGTGAGGTTCACCCGCAGCGGCACACCGACGTATTCCGCTTTCAGTCCGAGTTGCTCGGCTAGGCCCTGGTCAATCGAGGTCTTGAGGGTGTAGTCGATGCGATTGGTGACGATGTCGATCATGCCTTCACCGCGGATCCGTGGCAGCTGCGATTCAATGAGCAGGTCCTCGCTGCGCAGGATACCGTTTTGTGCCTGCATACTGATACTCAGCTTGCTGAAATCAGTTTTGTTCTCACCGCTTGCCGCTGGGGCTTGCTGTCCTTTGTACAGGGCATAGGTCTCCTTGATGACCTGGCTGATATTAATGCCATTCAGGGCGCCCTTGTCCAGTTGTAATGCGATCTCGCCATTCAGGGTCTTTTTCATGGCAAGGATATCCTGGCCCTGCGCAGTGAGCTTGGCGCTGACATTGCCCTCACCGACGATCAGATCGGTGTCATACATGGCCTGGGTGACGGGGCCGAGTTGCACATTACTCAGGGTTTCATTTACGGACAGGCGTGGTTGACTCCCCTGTTTCTGGCTCGCATCAACACTGATATTGCCCTTGTATTTGCCGCCATACAGGTCGGCACTGATTGGTGAGAGTTGCAGGTGACCACGACTCAGGTCGATGTCGAGCTTGACGTTTTCCGTCTGCAGGCGATTGACGATGATGGCACCGGCCTGTAGTGAGCCCTTGATATCCACACTGCGTAATAACGCCACCGGGATCAGCGCGGCCTCTGCGGCCTGCGCCGTATTCACAAAACGGAAGCCCTGAGCCTGTGCACCACTGGCCGGTGGCAGGTAGCGGTCCAGGTCAATACGGTCCAGATTGAGTTTATGCGAAAGGCGGGTGCGCTGGCCGCGTTGCAGGCCTAGCTGGCCACTGAGCAGGGTATCGTCAAGAACCAGTTGCAGGTCCGTCAGTTGCAGCGTGTTCAAACTGCCGCCGATCAGGCTGTCGAGGCTCATGCGTTGCAGCGCCTTGCCATCTGCGGTGGGCGGGAGTTTGATGCCGAATTGCCCAAAGACCTGGCGTGGGTTGAAGCTGGCCAGTTTGAGCTTGCCGGTAATGCTCGGGTCATCGCCGAGCAGCCTGCCCAGGGTGACCTCGCCGCTGAGGGCCAGCTCACCGAGTTTGAGTGCCAGCTTACCCAGGGAAAGGGATTGTTTGTCGAGATCGGCGGTGAGTGTGGTCTTGAGGTCGATGGTGGTATTAATGGCCGGGTCGCTACTTTGTAATTTTCCATCGAGTGCGACATCGACGGCCTGGCCGGGTTGGAGTGCACCACTATTCAGGTTGAGCGATGAGAGGCTGAAGGATTTGGCATTGGCCGCGTCCTGGAATTGTATGCGGGCGTTATCCAGTTTGATACCGCCAATGGCGAGTGCAGCGATCGGTGTGCCGGCAGTGGGTTTTTTCCCTGTCGGGGCAGGCTGTGCACCGGCCAGGTCGGACCAGTTATCCTGGCCCTGTTTATTCCTCTGCAGGTTCAGTTCCAGGCCATTGAGGACCAGGGTATCCATTTCAATCTTTTTGCTCAGCAGTGGCAGCAGGCGGACACGGATCTGGGTAGAGCCAACTTTGGCAAAGGCCTGCTGGCCAAAACCCTGGGCGTTACCCAGTTCAACGGCGCCGGTATTGATACCAAGCCAGGGGAAGACACTCAGGCTCAGATCACCTTCAATCTTCATACTGCGACCGGTGGACTTGGTCACGGCCTCGGTGATTTCCCCACGAAAATCATTGGGATCAACGAGGAGCGGGATAACAATGATGGCGACGATCAGCAGCCCAACGAGACCGGCAATGAGACCGAACAGGAGTTTAAGTAGTTTGCTCATAAGTGGTGCTTCCATTTTGAGGCTGTTACCAGCCGGTGTTTTATGCTGACTGGGGCCGATATGATAGTGCTATATAGAATAATGTAAATAATGGAGCGGGTGAGGAGAATCGAACTCCCGTATGCAGCTTGGGAAGCTGCCGTTCTACCATTGAACTACACCCGCATAAACCTTTTTGCCTTCAGAACAACTCGATATCGTTACTGTCCTGTGCTGTCATCGCAATCTTGCCCTGCGCGAGCAGGATTTCGTAGGCATTGACCTGATTGCGGCCGTTGTCTTTTGAATAATAAAGCGCCTTGTCGGCGTGGGCAATCAAATCCGTGGTATTCGGCAGGCGTGTGATGGCCGTGAAACCGATACTGACCGTTACCTGGCCGACCTGTGGAAAGTCATATTTGGCAACCTTGTCGCGAAAACGATCGAGGATAGAGGCGGCCGTGGCAATATTCACATTATTCAGGACCACGGCAAACTCTTCTCCACCATAACGAAACAGCATATCTTCATGGCGGAAGACTTTTTCCATCATTCCGGCAAACAGGATCAAGACCTCATCCCCATACAGGTGGCCATAGTCATCATTCACCCGTTTGAAGCGATCAATATCGAGCAGGGCAAAACAATAGCTGTGTTCGTCATCATGGTCACGATGCTGATGTGACATGAGCAGCTGTGTCAGACGCTCCTCAAAGGCCCTTCGGTTCAATAGCCCAGTGAGGGCATCGTGATCATTCTTGTCCAGTAACAGGAACTGGCTGTTAAAGAGGGTGATTAATTGAATCAGTGACTGGTGTTCCAGCTCATCAAGGACACGCCCCCGAATATCTACCAGGTGTTTGATATGGCCAATACCGTGAATCGGGAAGATGTAACGATGCTCGCCATCAGGCAATGGCGCAGAAATGCCTTTCTGTGCGCGATAACACTGCACAAGCCATTCGTCATCAATGACGTCGACTTCATTTTCATGTTGGCGAATCTTTATCGGCCCCTTGCCAATTACATCGTATAGTGCAGACTGGTGCAGGGGTAAATGTTCTTCAAGAAAATCCAGCAGGGTCAATAATAAGGCCGATTGCTCTCGTTGCCGGGCAATCGCGATCGCGACGTTGAAACAGTTGGTCGACAGGTTGTTATACATCAGCGATAGAGGGCATCAACGGCGGTTTGGAACTGTTCCAGTACCTTGTTGCGCTTGACCTTCATGGTCGGCGTAAGCAAACCGTTATCGATCGTCCAGGGTTCAAGGGTCAGGACCACGCGGCGAATTTTTGCACAACCGGGAAACTCGTGTAGCAGTTTGCGCAAATGGGCAGTGATGTGGTGGTGCAATGCCGTGTCGTGCAGGCTTTCTTCCTTATAAGGGTCAATCAGGAGTTTATTGGCCAGGATTATCCATTCCTCCCGATTCAGGACGATGATAGCGCCCAGAAAGGATTGTCCCTCACCGACGACCATGACCTGTTCATACAGGGGTTCCATGCAGAGGGTATTTTCGATATCGGTCGGCGGCAGTTTCTCACCATTGGAGAGCACCAGGATATCCTTGATGCGACCGGTGATATAAATGTGGTTATTGATGATCCTGGCCTGGTCGCCGGTATGCAGCCAGCCTTCGGCATCGATCATCTGCGCGGTAGCGGCGTGGTTATTCCAGTAACCGAGCATCGTGCCCGGTGACTTGACCAGCAATTCATCATTTTCGCCAATGCGTGGCGTGACCCCGCGTAGGGGGATGCCGACACTGGCCGGGTCATTATCGTCTAGCGGGTTACCGCAGATCACCGGGCTGGTCTCGGTCAGGCCATAACCCTGGGTAACGGTAATGCCCATGCCAATCATGGTCCTGGCGACGGTCAAAGGCAGGGCCGCACCGCCACTGACAGCGAGGCGAAGTCGGCCCCCCATACGCTGACGAACCTTTTCTGCGACGAGTTTATCGAGCAGAGGGTTCAGCATGAAGGCGATCAGGCTGGGCAGGACCCGGCCGCGCCCCTGTTGTTGCTGGAAACGCCACCAGCCGGTGTGTGTCGCCAGTTTGAACAGGCTACGGGCAATAACGGATTTCTGTTCCAATTGCTGGCGGATGCGACTGTGGAAACGTTCGAAGATGCGTGGCACAACGATCATGGCGGTGGGCCGAAGTTGTTGCAGGTCTTCGGCAAGCAGGGCAACGGAGCGCGCATAGTCGACCGAGGCACCGGCCATCATCGGCAGGTAATAGCCCA
Proteins encoded:
- the amrS gene encoding AmmeMemoRadiSam system radical SAM enzyme; its protein translation is MSAKMPPNIPLTIAPDSYQLVETRLQEKLPDGTTRCHLCLWRCKLKHGQRGFCQAHVNRNGTLYNLSYGILSAIDTGPIEEKPVKHYRPGTRVMSIGSYGCNFRCGGCHNLEISWGVSALDDLARGESTAAWVTPAEMVAVAQRHEVQGIAFTYSEPAVWLEYVMDVSRLAHEAGLYTLYVSNSFVTNEALEMMAPYVDVLCSDIKSLRDDFYHDICPTAKVSQVLDSIHKAHQLGIHVETRTNIIPGKNDDIAELRQIAEWIYTHLGEDSPWHITKFFPAYKLSDVPTTPAEIMWAAHDAAREVGLKNVYVYDDKGCDCAESNMPIAEYLTADAGTIHEIKKCAASCCGDEGIVLKKYEKE
- a CDS encoding oxidative damage protection protein: MSRTVQCVKLGKEAEGLDKPPYPGELGQRIFETISKEAWQQWMGQQTILINEYRISVIDPKGRAFLEEQMEKFLFGAGADTPEAFVPPSE
- a CDS encoding GGDEF domain-containing protein, with the protein product MYNNLSTNCFNVAIAIARQREQSALLLTLLDFLEEHLPLHQSALYDVIGKGPIKIRQHENEVDVIDDEWLVQCYRAQKGISAPLPDGEHRYIFPIHGIGHIKHLVDIRGRVLDELEHQSLIQLITLFNSQFLLLDKNDHDALTGLLNRRAFEERLTQLLMSHQHRDHDDEHSYCFALLDIDRFKRVNDDYGHLYGDEVLILFAGMMEKVFRHEDMLFRYGGEEFAVVLNNVNIATAASILDRFRDKVAKYDFPQVGQVTVSIGFTAITRLPNTTDLIAHADKALYYSKDNGRNQVNAYEILLAQGKIAMTAQDSNDIELF
- a CDS encoding AsmA family protein translates to MSKLLKLLFGLIAGLVGLLIVAIIVIPLLVDPNDFRGEITEAVTKSTGRSMKIEGDLSLSVFPWLGINTGAVELGNAQGFGQQAFAKVGSTQIRVRLLPLLSKKIEMDTLVLNGLELNLQRNKQGQDNWSDLAGAQPAPTGKKPTAGTPIAALAIGGIKLDNARIQFQDAANAKSFSLSSLNLNSGALQPGQAVDVALDGKLQSSDPAINTTIDLKTTLTADLDKQSLSLGKLALKLGELALSGEVTLGRLLGDDPSITGKLKLASFNPRQVFGQFGIKLPPTADGKALQRMSLDSLIGGSLNTLQLTDLQLVLDDTLLSGQLGLQRGQRTRLSHKLNLDRIDLDRYLPPASGAQAQGFRFVNTAQAAEAALIPVALLRSVDIKGSLQAGAIIVNRLQTENVKLDIDLSRGHLQLSPISADLYGGKYKGNISVDASQKQGSQPRLSVNETLSNVQLGPVTQAMYDTDLIVGEGNVSAKLTAQGQDILAMKKTLNGEIALQLDKGALNGINISQVIKETYALYKGQQAPAASGENKTDFSKLSISMQAQNGILRSEDLLIESQLPRIRGEGMIDIVTNRIDYTLKTSIDQGLAEQLGLKAEYVGVPLRVNLTGNLLKPSYQIDWTRAIGRIIEKQQKQKLLDSLFNKKKDAAPEQTAPATKTDSPTSQPQAPAKTAEEIRRERKQKEKEETKQKLKNLLGL
- the mutY gene encoding A/G-specific adenine glycosylase, yielding MSTPDFSQRLFDWYDQHGRHDLPWQEDINPYRVWVSEIMLQQTQVNTVIPYYQRFMQQFPDVLSLANANIDSVLHLWTGLGYYARARNLHRAAQRVRDEHAGHFPDELEQVMDLPGIGRSTAAAILSIACRQQHAILDGNVKRVLTRFFAIAGWPGQREVERQLWQQAEQLTPATRSADYTQAIMDLGATLCTRSKPRCTDCPVAIDCLAYQSATVSDYPGKKPRKALPERETIMLLLSNNAGHIYLQQRPPTGLWGGLWGLPEAGCALRRDSLKKWCREQLQFALRDVQVWPGLRHSFSHFHLDITPVHIRGEFLNSSIMDSANAVWYNTRQPDARGLAAPVKKLLDSYANMDAGKCDSGTL
- the cysQ gene encoding 3'(2'),5'-bisphosphate nucleotidase CysQ gives rise to the protein MIQPDDKLLEDVMQLAVEAGHEILRIYETDYAIEHKDDKTPLTEADMAAHHIIDAGLQKLTPGIPILSEESAEIPFAERRQWSCYWLVDPLDGTREFIKRNGEFTVNIALIENGESVLGVVYAPVLKTSYYARRGAGAFRKENGKPAIPIQTRRPSASPVLVAGSRSHRGDSLNAYLECLADYEIISVGSSLKSCMVAEGSADIYPRLGPTSEWDTAAAQCVVEEAGGRLTDTRMQTLRYNTKDSLLNPHFFVFGDPDRDWSEYLED
- a CDS encoding AMP-dependent synthetase/ligase encodes the protein MPQDEDLISADSAGTLDGLFYTRSQRSPDAIAYRQFDKASGEWQAFNWRTVAEQVSCWQQAIQAEDIQSGERVALLMRNSIEWVMAEQAALGLGLVIVPLYCDDRPDNIAYILEDSAARILIANNSMWRRVSDACADVTSLKCVVTVGSGEHKASNEAGEPHVFAAREWLAKTPRALQKRQADPNALATIVYTSGTTGRPKGVMLSHYNILSIAHSALITYSIYTDDEFLSFLPLSHTFERTVGYYLPMMAGASVDYARSVALLAEDLQQLRPTAMIVVPRIFERFHSRIRQQLEQKSVIARSLFKLATHTGWWRFQQQQGRGRVLPSLIAFMLNPLLDKLVAEKVRQRMGGRLRLAVSGGAALPLTVARTMIGMGITVTQGYGLTETSPVICGNPLDDNDPASVGIPLRGVTPRIGENDELLVKSPGTMLGYWNNHAATAQMIDAEGWLHTGDQARIINNHIYITGRIKDILVLSNGEKLPPTDIENTLCMEPLYEQVMVVGEGQSFLGAIIVLNREEWIILANKLLIDPYKEESLHDTALHHHITAHLRKLLHEFPGCAKIRRVVLTLEPWTIDNGLLTPTMKVKRNKVLEQFQTAVDALYR